One region of Vigna angularis cultivar LongXiaoDou No.4 chromosome 10, ASM1680809v1, whole genome shotgun sequence genomic DNA includes:
- the LOC108335928 gene encoding glycerol-3-phosphate acyltransferase 9 codes for MNNTGRLKSSSSELDLDRPNIEDYLPSGSTIQQEPHGKLSLHDLLNISPTLSEAAGAIVDDSFTRCFKSNPPEPWNWNLYLFPLWCFGVVIRYLILFPIRVIGLTLGWIIFLSSFIPVHFLLKGHDKLRRSIERSLVEMMCSFFVASWTGVVKYHGPRPSRRPKQVFVANHTSMIDFIVLEQMTAFAVIMQKHPGWVGLLQSTILESLGCIWFNRAEAKDREIVAKKLRDHVQGADNNPLLIFPEGTCVNNHYTVMFKKGAFELGCTVCPVAIKYNKIFVDAFWNSRKQSFTMHLLQLMTSWAVVCDVWYLEPQNLKPGETPIEFAERVRDIISLRAGLKKVPWDGYLKYSRPSPKHRERKQQSFAELVLRRLEEK; via the exons ATGAATAACACAGGGAGACTCAAGTCTTCTAGTTCTGAACTAGACCTTGATCGACCAAACATTGAGGATTACCTCCCTTCTGGATCGACCATTCAACAAGAACCTCATGGAAAGCTTTCTCT GCATGATTTACTCAATATATCCCCTACTTTATCTGAGGCAGCAGGTGCTATTGTAGAT GACTCATTTACAAGGTGCTTCAAGTCTAATCCTCCGGAACCATGGAATTGGAATTTATATCTGTTTCCTTTGTGGTGTTTTGGAGTTGTGATTCGATACTTGATTCTGTTCCCTATCAG GGTTATAGGGTTAACACTAGGATGgataatatttctttcatctttcattcCAGTGCACTTCCTATTGAAAGGACATGACAAGTTAAGGAGAAGTATTGAG AGGTCTTTGGTAGAGATGATGTGCAGTTTCTTTGTTGCATCTTGGACTGGGGTTGTTAAGTATCATGGACCAAGGCCTAGTAGGCGACCAAAACAG GTTTTTGTAGCCAACCATACATCCATGATTGATTTCATTGTCTTAGAACAGATGACCGCTTTTGCTGTTATTATGCAGAAGCATCCTGGATGGGTTG GATTGTTGCAGAGTACCATTCTGGAGAGTCTAGGGTGCATCTGGTTCAACCGTGCAGAGGCAAAGGATAGAGAAATTGTTGCAAAGAA ATTGAGGGATCATGTCCAGGGAGCTGATAACAACCCCCTTCTAATATTTCCTGAAGGAACTTGTGTAAATAATCACTATACAGTCATGTTCAAGAAG GGTGCATTTGAACTCGGCTGCACAGTTTGCCCAGTTGCAATCAAGtacaataaaatttttgttgATGCTTTTTGGAATAGTAGAAA GCAATCATTCACCATGCATCTGTTGCAGCTAATGACATCTTGGGCAGTTGTTTGTGATGTTTGGTACTTGGAGCCACAAAATCTCAAGCCGGGAGAGACACCAATTGAGTTTGCAGAAAG GGTGAGGGACATAATCTCATTGCGTGCTGGCCTTAAAAAGGTTCCTTGGGATGGATATCTAAAATATTCTCGTCCTAGCCCAAAGCACAGAGAAAGGAA GCAACAGAGCTTTGCTGAGTTAGTGCTGCGGCGATTGGAGGAAAAGTGA